From a region of the Clostridia bacterium genome:
- the trpS gene encoding tryptophan--tRNA ligase codes for MEENTRKKISFSAIQPSGTPTIGNYFGALKNWAALQEEFDCIYAIADLHALTVRQEPAELRKRTLSAISLAIACGIDPSRSLLFVQSHVHTHAELTWILNCWTPFGELSRMTQFKDKSQSHADNVNAGLFDYPVLMASDILLYNADVVPIGNDQKQHLELARNIAVRFNGSFPGVFTVPEPYMPKQGARVMSLQDPAKKMSKSDPNPNGYVSMLDDKDTVIRKFKRAVTDSGAEVRRGEGKEGINNLIDIYCAATGKTPEQVEREFEGRGYGDFKLAVGEAVACVMDPIRAEYDRLMNDKAYLEKVCADGAEAALYISGKTLRKVYKKVGLLQR; via the coding sequence ATGGAAGAGAATACGAGAAAGAAGATAAGCTTCAGCGCGATACAGCCGAGCGGCACGCCGACCATCGGCAACTACTTCGGCGCGCTCAAAAACTGGGCGGCGCTGCAGGAGGAGTTCGACTGCATCTACGCCATCGCCGACCTGCACGCGCTGACCGTGCGGCAGGAGCCCGCGGAGCTGCGCAAGCGCACCCTTTCCGCGATATCGCTGGCGATCGCCTGCGGCATCGACCCCTCGCGCAGTCTGCTTTTCGTGCAGAGCCACGTCCACACCCACGCGGAGCTTACGTGGATACTCAACTGCTGGACGCCCTTCGGCGAGCTTTCGCGCATGACGCAGTTCAAGGATAAGTCCCAGAGCCACGCCGACAACGTCAACGCCGGACTTTTCGACTACCCGGTGCTGATGGCGTCCGACATACTGCTTTACAACGCCGACGTCGTGCCGATCGGCAACGACCAGAAGCAGCACCTGGAGCTCGCGCGGAACATCGCCGTCCGCTTCAACGGCAGCTTCCCCGGCGTCTTCACCGTGCCGGAGCCGTATATGCCGAAGCAGGGCGCGCGCGTCATGAGCTTGCAGGACCCCGCCAAGAAGATGTCGAAGTCCGACCCCAACCCGAACGGCTACGTTTCGATGCTTGACGACAAAGATACCGTCATCCGCAAGTTCAAGCGCGCCGTCACCGATTCCGGCGCCGAAGTGCGCAGGGGAGAGGGCAAGGAAGGCATAAACAACCTCATCGACATCTACTGCGCCGCCACCGGCAAAACGCCGGAGCAGGTCGAGCGCGAGTTCGAGGGCAGGGGCTACGGCGACTTCAAGCTCGCCGTGGGCGAAGCCGTCGCCTGCGTCATGGACCCCATCCGCGCCGAATACGACCGCCTGATGAATGATAAGGCGTATCTGGAAAAGGTCTGCGCCGACGGCGCGGAAGCCGCGCTGTATATTTCCGGCAAGACGCTGCGCAAGGTATATAAGAAAGTCGGGCTGCTGCAAAGATAA